One Diospyros lotus cultivar Yz01 chromosome 1, ASM1463336v1, whole genome shotgun sequence genomic window carries:
- the LOC127804060 gene encoding uncharacterized protein LOC127804060 isoform X1: MQFFGGSEISPLPPAPTASGNNCHMMYVFNRNGVCLHYREWNRPLHTLNSQQDHKLMFGLLFSLKSLTAKMDPTSAEKGNLGVPQLPGQGCSFHSFRTNTYKLSFMETPSGIKIILVTHPRTGDLRESLKYIYNLYVEYVVKNPLYTPGTLIRCDLFNKTLDQYVRGLG, from the exons ATGCAGTTCTTTGGAGGGTCAGAGATCAGCCCATTGCCGCCGGCACCGACGGCGTCGGGAAACAACTGCCACATGATGTATGTGTTCAACAGGAACGGCGTTTGCCTGCACTACAGGGAGTGGAATCGCCCGCTCCACACCCTCAACTCCCAGCAGGACCACAAGCTTATGTTCGGTCTACTCTTCTCTCTCAAATCCCTAACTGCAAAGATGGATCCCACTAG TGCGGAGAAAGGAAATCTTGGGGTGCCTCAGTTGCCTGGACAAGGGTGTTCATTTCACAGCTTTCGAACAAATACATACAAACTTAGTTTCATGGAGACTCCATCTGGTATAAAG ATCATCCTTGTTACACATCCCAGAACTGGTGATCTAAGGGAGTCCTTGAAGTATATCTACAATTTGTATGTTGAATATGTTGTTAAGAATCCACTCTATACTCCAGGAACTCTAATTAG GTGTGACCTATTCAATAAAACACTTGATCAGTACGTACGAGGCCTTGGATAA
- the LOC127804060 gene encoding uncharacterized protein LOC127804060 isoform X2, giving the protein MQFFGGSEISPLPPAPTASGNNCHMMYVFNRNGVCLHYREWNRPLHTLNSQQDHKLMFGLLFSLKSLTAKMDPTSAEKGNLGVPQLPGQGCSFHSFRTNTYKLSFMETPSGIKIILVTHPRTGDLRESLKYIYNLYVEYVVKNPLYTPGTLIRI; this is encoded by the exons ATGCAGTTCTTTGGAGGGTCAGAGATCAGCCCATTGCCGCCGGCACCGACGGCGTCGGGAAACAACTGCCACATGATGTATGTGTTCAACAGGAACGGCGTTTGCCTGCACTACAGGGAGTGGAATCGCCCGCTCCACACCCTCAACTCCCAGCAGGACCACAAGCTTATGTTCGGTCTACTCTTCTCTCTCAAATCCCTAACTGCAAAGATGGATCCCACTAG TGCGGAGAAAGGAAATCTTGGGGTGCCTCAGTTGCCTGGACAAGGGTGTTCATTTCACAGCTTTCGAACAAATACATACAAACTTAGTTTCATGGAGACTCCATCTGGTATAAAG ATCATCCTTGTTACACATCCCAGAACTGGTGATCTAAGGGAGTCCTTGAAGTATATCTACAATTTGTATGTTGAATATGTTGTTAAGAATCCACTCTATACTCCAGGAACTCTAATTAG GATATAA
- the LOC127793599 gene encoding probable NADH dehydrogenase [ubiquinone] 1 alpha subcomplex subunit 5, mitochondrial, giving the protein MFLRMVARPLMAKVKETTGIVGLEVVPKAREVLIGLYNKTLKEIQAVPEDEGYRKAVESFTRHRLKVCQEEEDWEMIEKRLGCGQVEELIEEAQDELKLISKMIEWDPWGVPDDYECEVVENDAPVPKHIPLHRPGPLPKEFYKTLEAVTSGTLQDVIAISKKEEAAITSGESKPKA; this is encoded by the exons atgTTTCTGAGGATGGTAGCGAGGCCATTGATGGCGAAGGTGAAAGAGACGACGGGGATAGTGGGGCTGGAGGTGGTGCCGAAGGCGAGAGAGGTGTTGATCGGTCTCTACAACAAAACCCTAAAGGAGATCCAGGCCGTCCCGGAGGACGAGGGCTACCGGAAGGCCGTCGAAAGCTTCACGCGCCACCGCCTCAAGGTGtgccaagaggaagaagactGGGAGATGATCGAGAAGCGCCTCGGCTGCGGTCAGGTCGAAGAACTGATTGAAGAGGCGCAGGATGAGCTCAAGCTTATCTCCAAGATGATCG AGTGGGATCCATGGGGTGTGCCCGATGACTATGAATGCGAAGTTGTCGAAAATGATGCTCCGGTTCCTAAGCATATTCCCCTGCACCGACCCGGTCCCCTCCCCAAGGAGTTCTATAAAACGTTGGAGGCTGTTACTTCAGGCACATTGCAGGATGTAATTGCAATCTCAAAGAAGGAAGAAGCTGCAATCACCTCCGGGGAGTCTAAGCCTAAGGCCTAA